Proteins from a single region of Bombus vancouverensis nearcticus chromosome 5, iyBomVanc1_principal, whole genome shotgun sequence:
- the LOC117161474 gene encoding RNA-binding protein NOB1 translates to MNATQKVQYLVVDTSAFIRNASLQDVGVNIITEQDVVNEVTNKRQLRRLVVLPYDLKIQNAYSENIKFVTEFAKKTGDYTSLSATDIKVIALTYQLEKEKIGTDHLRSKPTVAQTLDSNVEKTEDLRTPLAGFYIPEKNKDVVEDNTKEYNDEESKQEKCIVNNKKNEIETNMENSIKNMSYERTEEESESDYKEYNASESNYETADSEVDQDRKKDLSTIFSKLTCDSTSFIVQDRNNIEHNIDNILVPIKENYDDTDQHSEYEDGKSDDNNDNNYEYDDEGGNDNDDDSGWITPGNIRNIKKEFDSDFLEQKSVTVACLTMDFAMQNVLKQIGLNVISLDGRVIKQMRTYIFRCYACYKTTSIMTKVFCPSCGNKTLKRVAVTLNDEGKPKVHINFRKPISKKGKRFSLPLPKGGKHANNPILCEDQPLPHQRPSRLARTKNNPLEDDCIAEYSPFIMRDVHSKSAMLGIGMKGPVKYWMQKNPNEVRRRKK, encoded by the exons atgaaTGCAACACAGAAAGTGCAATACTTAGTTGTTGATACAAGTGCTTTTATCCGAAATGCATCCTTACAG GATGTTGGTGTAAATATAATAACAGAGCAAGATGTAGTAAATGAAGTTACAAATAAAAGACAATTAAGAAGACTTGTCGTCTTACCATatgatttaaaaatacaaaatgcatattctgaaaacattaaatttg tGACAGAATTTGCTAAAAAGACTGGTGATTACACTAGTTTATCAGCTACTGATATAAAAGTAATTGCATTAACATATCAgctggaaaaagaaaaaataggaaCTGATCATTTAAGAAGTAAACCAACGGTAGCACAGACTCTAGATTCCAATGTTGAGAAAACTGAAGATCTTCGTACACCCTTAGCTGGCTTTTATATACCAGagaaaaat AAAGATGTTGTTGAAGATAATACAAAAGAATATAATGATGAGGAGTCAAAACAAGAAAAATGTATAgtaaataataagaagaatgaGATAGAAACAAATATGGAAAATAGCATAAAGAATATGAGTTATGAAAGAACAGAAGAAGAATCGGAATCAGACTATAAGGAATATAATGCTAGTGAATCCAATTATGAAACAGCAGATTCTGAAGTAGATCAAGACAGAAAAAAAGATTTATCtacaatattttcaaaattaacttGTGACTCAACAAGTTTTATAGTTCAAGATAGAAATAATATTGAacataatattgataatattctTGTTCCAATTAAGGAAAACTATGATGATACAGATCAGCATAGTGAATATGAAGATGGCAAAAGTGATGATAACAATGATAATAATTATGAATATGATGATGAAGGTGgcaatgataatgatgatgatagcGGTTGGATTACACCTG GAAACATTCgtaatataaagaaagaatttGATTCAGACTTTCTTGAACAAAAATCTGTAACTGTTGCATGTTTAACAATGGACTTTGCTATGCAAAATGTTTTAAAACAAATAGGATTAAATGTGATTTCATTAGATGGAAGAGTAATTAAACAAATGCGGACGTACATTTTTAGATGTTACGCGTGTTATAAAACTACTAGTATTATGACAAAAGTTTTCTGTCCTAGTTGTGGTAATAAGACATTGAAAAGAGTTGCAGTTACATTAAATGATGAAGGAAAACCAAAAGTTCATATCAATTTCCGGAAGCCAATttcaaaaaaaggaaaaaga TTTTCTTTGCCGCTCCCGAAAGGTGGAAAACATGCAAACAATCCTATTCTTTGTGAAGATCAACCATTACCTCATCAAAGACCATCAAGACTAGCACGTACAAAAAATAATCCTTTAGAAGATGATTGTATAGCTGAATATTCTCCGTTTATTATGCGCGACGTACATTCTAAATCGGCTATGTTGGGCATAGGAATGAAAGGTCCTGTCAAATATTGGATGCAAAAAAATCCGAATGAAgtcagaagaagaaaaaaataa
- the Fadd gene encoding fas-associated death domain protein, with translation MKMEQEYISLRKEFLSAAEGYVNKIALNILKEYYKQSVDSNRKLSQIKDLSTLLDTLEKRDVLSYYNVEPLLYISNNFLNDFQIQSKLKNYQIYIQNTQYPLSRNMYQESNENKDEDKCKISYVTENRSSQIKVFDDVENQSTLQYKDLESSHPTQEAMLQQMILSRISERIGRSWRDTLRYLQVPEYQIDIIQHEHPFHLKEQSYKALKLYMTQYSNNNWKINLIHALEKARRRDLKEIVEKLILESNN, from the exons ATGAAAATGGAACAAGAGTACATAAGTCTACGTAAAGAATTCTTATCAGCTGCTGAAggttatgttaataaaattgcATTAAATATACTTAAGGAATACTATAAGCAATCTGTAGATTCAAACCGCAAACTGAGTCAGATTAAAGATTTATCAACATTATTGGACACATTGGAAAAACGTGATGTTCTAAGTTATTATAATGTGGAACCACTACTatatatatcaaataattttttaaatgattttCAAATACAAAGCAAATTAAAGAATtatcaaatttatattcaaaacaCGCAATATCCTTTATCACGTAATATGTATCAGGAATCAAATG agaataaagatgaagataaatgtaaaatatcatATGTAACTGAAAACAGATCATCACAAATAAAAGTATTTGATGATGTGGAAAATCAATCAACATTACAGTATAAAGATCTTGAAAGCAGTCATCCTACACAGGAAGCTATGTTACAACAAATGA tatTATCACGCATAAGTGAAAGAATTGGTCGCTCTTGGAGAGATACCCTCAGATATTTACAAGTTCCTGAATACCAAATTGATATAATTCAACACGAACATCCTTTTCACTTGAAAGAACAGAGTTACAAA gCTTTGAAATTATATATGACTCAGTATAGTAACAAcaattggaaaataaatttaatacatGCTCTAGAGAAAGCAAGACGCAGGGATCTGAAGGAAATTGTTGAGAAACTAATATTAGaatcaaataattaa
- the eIF4E4 gene encoding eukaryotic translation initiation factor 4E4: protein MATSNTEEIEEVERKEPEVVNFDEFPPEVLIKHPLQHTWTLWYYEPDRNKSWEESQRKITSFDTAEDFWSLYNHIKAASELRQGCDYSMFKQGIRPMWEDDANKCGGRWLINLDKKQRNTDLDHFWLETLLCMIGEAFNGYSDDICGAVVNVRPKGDKIGVWTANANNEDSVIEIGRKLRERLKIASKVTIGYQIHKDVIVKVGSQTKNAYVV, encoded by the exons ATGGCTACTAGTAATACAGAAGAAATTGAG GAAGTCGAGAGGAAGGAACCAGAAGTAGTAAACTTCGATGAATTCCCGCCGGAGGTTTTAATTAAACATCCACTTCAACATACATGGACTCTTTGGTATTATGAACCAGACAGAAATAAATCATGGGAAGAAAGTCAAAGAAAAATTACAAGCTTTGATACAGCTGAAGATTTTTGGAG TTTATACAATCATATAAAGGCAGCATCAGAATTAAGACAAGGTTGTGACTATAGTATGTTCAAACAAGGAATCAGACCCATGTGGGAAGATGATGCTAATAAATGTGGTGGAAGGTGGCTtataaatttggataaaaagcAAAGAAATACAGATCTAGATCACTTTTGGCTAGAAACACTTTTATGTATGATTGGTGAAGCGTTTAATGGATATTCAGATGATATTTGTGGGGCTGTTGTAAACGTAAGGCCAAAAGGAGATAAAATTGGTGTATGGACTGCAAATGCCAATAATGAAGATAGCGTTATAGAAATTgg ACGCAAATTAAGAGAAAGATTAAAAATTGCATCAAAAGTTACTATAGGCTATCAAATACATAAAGATGTTATAGTTAAAGTAGGGAGTCAAACAAAAAATGCCTATGTTGTTTAA
- the Pof gene encoding RNA binding domain-containing protein painting of fourth has translation MKRSVTEENGEAKRSFVKQECINFGYDGSYPAYTSSSSSPSTVTQPLPGQPPLPPMPPPSSGVPPPPHVFGPVPSQVTPIQAWTHPPAPWQWITPQTSPLPPPPPRDMTANSFQREMPLRGNYMRRERFTHNKSNMYVQRNNFHRKNRRLPRFGQTQGQFDQAAYFGATLSNNLGLEWQRNNYTASTGDTIMNHMPLPNHPLPPIPPGILTNRHGEETSDQDAKVVLEEVVVKKNKQRKPMSQSYPSRPWNREDAERALKIENEYNKTVKAQSLIIKFPDPDLNKDIVREFHPGIQNIHFQSPSGPRYCFIQMAENVDIDEAIKELEKIPFGVGHLKVERKSLRDEDNPMPEEIDPYTLYIGNLPESVNVNEVKSKFPTAARVDVGYAQKMRNTRYAFIRYNSVDESISAYKQAHDLMWDTRSIIVRFRRQRGNTCLPGEPKPNVKKVKEEPNSNSQIKKEQKANHTEKNEAKLETDVGNRIQDNSSKMQNKTSSQVQEQNANLQSSSSSTPTSIASAKSAQQQQPWTSQPPQIPSASEAPPPCSAERESVPETIMLTEIKEEPADYEEMECNIRSDDDIDDDIDDDDDDDEEEEEEEEEEEDDSDDNDDDNEDDYEDEEEDIDESRNLSLNNKREIAEVNEPSDHLDQMFSELENMTGDIGF, from the exons ATGAAACGCTcg GTAACTGAAGAAAATGGAGAAGCAAAGAGATCTTTTGTTAAACAAGAATGTATCAATTTTGGATACGATGGTTCCTATCCTGCTTATACTTCATCATCTTCATCCCCTTCAACTGTCACACAACCTTTACCAGGACAACCACCATTACCTCCCATGCCTCCTCCTTCTAGTGGAGTTCCACCACCTCCACATGTATTTGGACCAGTGCCTTCTCAAGTTACACCTATACAGGCATGGACACATCCTCCTGCACCATGGCAATGGATAACACCTCAAACATCTCCTTTACCCCCTCCACCCCCACGTGATATGACTGCAAATTCATTTCAAAGAGAAATGCCTCTCAGAGGTAATTACATGAGACGAGAAAGGTTTacacataataaaagtaatatgtatgttcaaagaaataattttcatcgtAAAAATAGAAGACTTCCACGTTTTGGACAAACTCAGGGTCAGTTTGATCAAGCAGCATATTTTGGTGCAACATTGAGTAATAACCTTGGTTTGGAATGGCAAAGAAATAATTACACTGCCTCTACAGGTGATACAATTATGAATCATATGCCTCTTCCTAATCATCCTTTGCCTCCTATACCACCAGGGATTTTGACAAATAGACACGGTGAAGAAACTTCAGATCAGGATGCTAAAGTTGTTCTG GAAGAAGTTGTTGTTAAAAAGAATAAACAAAGAAAACCTATGTCCCAAAGTTATCCTAGTCGACCATGGAATAGAGAAGATGCAGAAAGagctttgaaaattgaaaacgaaTATAACAAAACAGTCAAAGCTCAGAGTTTAATAATCAAATTCCCAGACCCTGATTTAAATAAAGATATTGTGAGGGAATTTCATCCTGGTATACAGAATATTCATTTTCAAAGTCCCAGTGGTCCTAGATATTGTTTTATACAGATGGCAGAAAATGTTGATATTGATGAAGCTATAAAGGAGTTGGAAAAAATACCCTTTGGAGTAGGTCATTTGAAAGTTGAAAGAAAATCCCTAAGGGATGAAGATAATCCCATGCCTGAAGAAATAGATccatatacattatacataggAAATTTACCAGAATCTGTTAACGTTAATGAAGTAAAAAGTAAGTTTCCAACAGCTGCTCGAGTAGATGTAGGGTATGCACAAAAAATGAGAAATACTCG GTATGCTTTTATAAGGTACAATAGTGTGGATGAATCCATATCTGCTTATAAACAAGCACATGATTTAATGTGGGATACCAGAAGTATTATTGTTAGATTTAGAAGGCAGCGTGGTAATACTTGTCTTCCTGGAGAACCTAAACCTAATGTTAAAAAGGTTAAAGAAGAACCAAATAGTAATTCACAAATAAAGAAAGAACAGAAAGCTAATCATACCGAAAAAAATGAGGCAAAACTAGAAACTGATGTAGGAAATAGAATACAAGATAATTCTAGTAAAATGCAAAATAAAACGTCATCTCAGGTCCAAGAACAAAATGCAAATTTGCAATCATCATCTTCCTCTACACCAACTTCAATTGCATCAGCCAAATCagcacaacaacaacaaccatgG ACTAGTCAACCACCTCAAATACCTTCAGCATCTGAAGCTCCTCCACCTTGTTCAGCAGAAAGAGAATCGGTTCCAGAAACGATAATGCTTACAGAAATTAAGGAAGAGCCAGCAGATTATGAAGAAATGGAATGTAATATTCGCTCTGATGATGATATAGACGATGATatagatgatgatgatgatgacgatgaagaagaagaagaagaagaggaagaagaagaagacgattcagatgataatgatgatgataacGAAGACGATTATGAAGATGAGGAGGAAGATATAGATGAAAGTAGAAATttatcgttaaataataaacgagAAATTGCAGAAGTTAACGAACCATCTGAT cATCTTGACCAAATGTTCAGTGAATTAGAGAACATGACTGGTGACATCGGTTTTTAA
- the PCNA gene encoding proliferating cell nuclear antigen — MFEARLVQSAILKKVLDAIKDLLTEATFECSDSGIQVQAMDNAHVSLVSLNLRSDGFDKYRCDRNLSMGMSIACMSKILRCAGSEDTVTLRALDNPENITFIFESPNKEKLAEYEMKLINMDQEHLGIPDTSYSCVVKMPSQEFSRICRDLSQFGESITFACSKEGIKFSASGDYGQATVKLAQTADADNEEEAVVVNMQEPVKLTFSCRYLNCFIKAGPLCTQVQLSMSNDVPLVCEYKIGDIGHIRYYLAPKIDDDEEN, encoded by the exons atgtttGAGGCACGTTTGGTACAGAGTGCGATTTTGAAGAAGGTGTTAGATGCAATAAAAGATCTTTTAACCGAAGCCACCTTTGAATGTTCTGATTCTGGTATTCAAGTACAAGCTATGGATAATGCTCATGTCTCCTTAGTTTCTCTTAATCTTAGGAGCGATGGCTTTGATAAATATAGATGCGATAGAAATTTATCAATGGGCATGAGTATTGCATG CATGTCCAAAATTCTACGATGTGCTGGTTCCGAAGATACAGTGACATTGCGAGCATTGGATAATCcagaaaatattacatttatatttgaATCACCAAATAAAGAAAAGCTTGCAGAATATGAAATGAAACTTATAAATATGGATCAGGAACATCTTGGTATTCCT GATACTTCATATTCGTGTGTCGTAAAAATGCCATCTCAAGAATTTTCACGTATCTGTAGAGATTTGAGCCAATTTGGAGAATCCATAACTTTTGCATGTTCTAAGGAGGGTATAAAGTTCAGTGCTTCTGGAGATTATGGACAAG cCACTGTTAAGTTAGCACAAACAGCAGATGCAGATAATGAAGAAGAAGCAGTAGTTGTCAATATGCAAGAACCAGTCAAACTAACATTTTCATGTCGTTACCTTAATTGTTTTATAAAGGCTGGGCCTTTATGTACACAAGTACAACTATCAATGTCTAATGATGTGCCCCTAGTATGTGAATACAAAATTGGAGATATTGGACATATTAGATATTATTTGGCACCAAAAATTGATGATGatgaagaaaattaa